DNA sequence from the Thunnus maccoyii chromosome 7, fThuMac1.1, whole genome shotgun sequence genome:
GATAGTGGACTTTTTGTCAGAcaaatcaaatgtttgtttttttttacaaagaaaatataacaaGTGTATACATAAATGGTACTCTCTCAGCATTGTTAATTTAAACTATTGGCACATCATGACTGCAATGGCCAATATGTATGGAGACATTTTGTCAAGTTTGAGAGAAAAAATTGATTGTTTTGGACAGTAAAACAATCCAACAAGAAAAAGATgtgaaacctttaaaaaaaaaaaaagtaattttttattatttttttaaattgaattttactttttaattgcATCTTGATCAGGAAAATAAGTTTGGAATCAGGACACTAAATGGAGTCTGAAATAATCAGTAAGTTTTCTGAGCCAGCTCACGGAAAACTCTGAGAGGCATGTGTGGAGCACTATTGAGAATATTTTCAATTTGCCTAATCATCCCTATAAAGCAAAGGAGAGTTTGAGGGGGCGTTATACTATATCATTGTTTTGAACACTGGTAGGAACCCAAACACAGGACACGAACAATGATAGTGGCTGAAAAGATGACAGTGTATTGCAAAaaggggaaggggaaggggatGAGAATGAATAGCAGGGAGGAATGTCCAGTGGCTGGTGGGGAGAAGATGAGGGCAATGGCAGAATGAGGTTGGTGTGGCAGGCTGAGTGGCGGACTCTCTTCACAGATGCTCTGCTCAATGGAGCTCTTGGCCAAACCAAAGGTACGTAATGTGGCCATGGCAAAATGCCACTGTCTCCTCCACACTTTCCCATTACTGAAGAAAAGACCCACCGAGACACAAAGAAACCAAACAATTTTGCTCAGACAGCAGGCTGATACTTAAATGATCTCATGCTGCATATGTGTGCTATAGATTTGTGTGAATCACCTGAGTTTCCTGAATAATTTCTGGTCACCATTGGGATGTAAGGCCAGTCCACAAAGTTAGTCAAGTCAACTTGTGTCACTATAGCTTCCTTCACCATCTTCCACCCAGTTACAAACACTGTTTTGTCTCTTCCCAGACACATGCAGAACACATTCCCATAAACATCGGCGACCTGTGGATGCAGGAGCAGAGAATAAGCGGCCTGTTGTCTGGCATGTGACCCTGATAAGTAAATTTTCTGTTACACTATCAACAGGTTTTTAGCATTGTTTCCTACCATAGTCTACCAAGTTGGGTGGATCCTTTTTGTTCAGAAAATACGCTATGAGGAGAAtggcaaaaataaaaagcagcacTCCCCTGATGTCAAGACTCCACATTgtgaagcagaggagaagacTGATGAGGATCAGTGTTTGGCCCCTCATTTCCCTCATCATCTATTCCTAGTTAGCGATGGGCTGGTGCTCTGCTGATTCACCGCTTAAGTCGACATAATGATCTATGTGTTTGTGACAGGAAGTTGGGACATCTCTTCACTAAACAAATGAGAAATATAGACTAAGAATTGACTGAAAATGTACCCGAACATAAAAAtgagcagtaaacacaaagctTTCAGCTATGAATATCAGAAAGTGCTTTGTATTGTAAGGCTAAATTATCAACTAATAGTGTAGTTAACTTCCAACCAATCACTACCATGCACATGTAGGGTAAAGgtaaccactgacccaaaccatTTGATCCTTCAAGCTAGAAGAGCCAGCGAGATGGGAAGACCAATTCAACCATTTGATCCTTCAAGCTACAAGAGCCAGCAATATGGGAAGACCAATTCACATCCCAGTGTGAACTGATAGTATAATTTGGATAAACAACCCCTACCATTAGctatcataactcacctctaagagccagtcacacacagagttgAGCTGGCACCAACTTTAATCCCACTGCGGAATCTAATCGTCAGGACTTGAATGACCAACCCAAGGACTGATCACTGGGCAAATCAGCATAAGgcacaagacatgctgcacaATATGCCATACTCCAGTGACATTTACCagaacacagacatgcacacacacacacacacacaccctcaaatGGCATGGACCCCTGCCGTTTGCAGATTGAGCAGAAGAGAGGAGTGTAAAACCCATGGAtttacaaatgtagttttagatttttctgTAAGGACaattaatactgtatgttagtatgtctgtatatatcacaatatgtgttgttatgtactttagttagacttttattccactgcctttACGCCCAGAAATGTACCACTGACATAATCCCATCATCCATGATAACACTGTCATGTGTAAtaccattctgcttgtttcaaTCATGCAATTGCTAgattgtaaatactttgattaatgGAGTTAACATATTCAGGAGTTGAACCCGACTGTCCATGAACAGGAGAGGACAGACTCTCCTCCCCCAGAACTCTGCAACCCCTGGGATTGGCTAGGATCCACCTTCTGGGTGGGCGGACCAACACTTTAAAACAGTGTCTTATCTGAGACTCTAGGCTGCTTTTTGCTGATTTTCCAGGCTGGTTTTCCAGgctggctgctggctgctggtTGCTTCTTTGTCTACTTGCTTTCTGCCATGCCAGTGGAAAGCTTGCATTTTgctagtctgaagatgtgactcAAAACAATCAGAGGTGAAACCTCAGAATCTAGAGTCATGAGTTGAGGATCAAGCCTAGGAGAGCATGAGACCCTGAACCAGGAGCTCTCTTCTAATGGGAACTTTCCGAGTCCAGACCGGCTGACTCACTCATCAATCGTTACAAGATTCAGACTCCAACTTCTCACCCCAGCACGTTGGACTCCATTCTCCACAAGAAGCCACCCCAGGGAGCAAGCAAGTAGTCGTATAAAACCTTCATCAACTTGTTTAAACCCTGGTGCTTTCATAATTTGTAACTTTAATCAGCAATTCAGAACTAAGCTGTTGTACTGTTGATTTGACTTGATTGATTTGaactacacaatagataactctgcatcatgcattCGAATCATTCACTGGCCATAGCCTTGCGTACCAGTttcccctttccctcttgtgtcttgtttgtaaaaagtgtttagtacttgtagctgtgtatgtaactaaagtgtacttgtttgtgttttcttatgCTTGCATCTCGGTCAtttaaccttaaaagaccttATACacttgcaaaatcataattaagattaataacaatcatcattctaattgacctctcttgtgtggccaacaaggAGAACTATTTCCCTATTATTTTACCTTCTCTAATACGAGTTATGTCCTGgatgaataatttcatgttaGAGTTGTGCACAAAAATAACTTATAATtcccccataaaatcataaaactatttgagtgcacaaattcctacactgttgttttaggacagactggaaaaattgtgaacctgtccctCAACTCCCATGTTGTAGCCATGAATATATATTGCATTGTGTTTTTACCAATGACTGAAACCAGGGTTGTGACACATATCATCaaatcatttattattcatttacaaatatattcaaatgaTTTGTCAATGATTGGTTTCATATTAACTAATGGCTTATAAATTACCCTAAAAGGCATCATTACTATAAAGAATAGTATAAGAAAATGTATACATCTTGCCATTAATAATTACAAGGACAAAGTGTAGAATCACCACAATAATCTTTTTATGTATAATAACTGTATCACACAGAATTTAATGTACAGAGCAGAAAATGACCAGGTCCTCATGACATGAGAAAATCATACAACAGACAAAGGTTGAGACAAAGCTTACTCTCCTAAAATGTTTTGGTTAGTATGGTTGCTGGTTAGATAAAAATGAGATGTTGCATAATTCAGCGAGCCTTAGCATAAATCTTGAAGGGGTGCGGTACACGTGTGGTTCCAGTAACTCCTTCTGTACTTAACACTACTCCATCaggaacagagaaagagaactTCTGAAATAAACCCACCAAAAACAGGAACAGCTCCATCTTGGCCAGCCCTTCTCCGAGACACACACGTTTCCCTGAGgagttcacaaacacacacacgttggtTTAAAAGATAACAATCGATGTTCTGGGTCAAATCATGTGTAACATTGAGTTGAGTGTGGTTTACCTGCAGAGAAAGGCAGGAATGCTTCTCTCTTTACAAACTTTCCATTAGCGTCTAGGAAGTGTCCTGGGTTGAAAGTGTCTGGAGTCTCCCATTCTGTCTTGTCGAACAGCACAGAGGTCAGCATGGGCAACAATGAGGTACCCTATGAACAAAGATCCACAGGGTAACACCAAGCAATGCTCACATTTTTCATTCCCATATGTTTCCAAGAAATAAGCCTGTTAAGACTTTTTGAACAACTGTATGGATGCACCTTGGGTATGAAGTAACCGCCAAGTGTCGTGTCTTTGGCGGCCATTCTGAATCCGTTGAGAGGAACAATGTTTCCCATCCTCTGGATCTCATGGATGACAGCGTCAGTGTAGGGCAGGTTGGGTCTGTCCGCCATAGTGGGCAGGCGGGTTTCTCCAATCACTCTATCTATTTCTGCCTGGACTTTCTCTAGAAATACAAGAAATTTAAGTATTTATGCTTGGAACAATTTGGTGAGAAAAAGTGAGTATAGTCACCTACCCTGGATGTCAGGGTTTTTGATGAGGTAAACCAAAGCCCATTGCAAAGTGGTGGAGGTTGTCTCTGTTCCAGCCAGGAACAGATCCACAGAACACATAGTCAGATTGATCTCATTGAAGCCCAGATCAGACTCTTTGCGCTGTTCAAGAATGCAGAGAAGACACAGTAATGAATGACTGTACAGCTGTGCGGTGCAGCACTCTATGTGCAACGCATGTTGTTCACATACATTCTCCATTTCGATGAGGAAACTGTCAATGTAGTCCCGGGGATTGCTGTGGTCCAGGTCCTGCTTATGCCTCTGTACCTCCTGACTGATGAAGTCAAGGATGTCATTGAAGTGGCTGAACATTTTGTTGTGAGGGCCAGGCAAGTGCTTCATCACACCAGGCAAGGCCTCATAGAGCTACTCAAAAGAAAACAGTAGATGAGAGACAATTTCATTCACCTTTTGTGACAAagtcaaccacacacacacacaggcctccTAGTTGTTACTCCCACAATCCCACCAGAGTgccatctctctgtcaatgacTGAACTAAGTGGATGTTATTGACTTACTTGACCCCATATTGAGCCCTCCAGCATGAT
Encoded proteins:
- the LOC121900959 gene encoding cytochrome P450 2J6-like isoform X2 produces the protein MFSFSAHFLRNRNPPNYPPGPRGLPLVGNFFNLDKDLHIYFTKLADVYGNVFGINLGNDKLVVVSGCKMVKEAVVTQAENFVDRPYSAVADRFYLGTSGGLFMSNGDSWKRQRRFALSTLRNFGLGKSIMEQSICEEIRYLQEEIEKEKGEPFNPAGLFNNAVSNIICQMVMGKRFDYSDHNFQIMLKYLSEVIMLEGSIWGQLYEALPGVMKHLPGPHNKMFSHFNDILDFISQEVQRHKQDLDHSNPRDYIDSFLIEMENRKESDLGFNEINLTMCSVDLFLAGTETTSTTLQWALVYLIKNPDIQEKVQAEIDRVIGETRLPTMADRPNLPYTDAVIHEIQRMGNIVPLNGFRMAAKDTTLGGYFIPKGTSLLPMLTSVLFDKTEWETPDTFNPGHFLDANGKFVKREAFLPFSAGKPHSTQCYT
- the LOC121900959 gene encoding cytochrome P450 2J4-like isoform X1 yields the protein MWLYNFLLGFDLKGILLVFFLFLLIAHFLRNRNPPNYPPGPRGLPLVGNFFNLDKDLHIYFTKLADVYGNVFGINLGNDKLVVVSGCKMVKEAVVTQAENFVDRPYSAVADRFYLGTSGGLFMSNGDSWKRQRRFALSTLRNFGLGKSIMEQSICEEIRYLQEEIEKEKGEPFNPAGLFNNAVSNIICQMVMGKRFDYSDHNFQIMLKYLSEVIMLEGSIWGQLYEALPGVMKHLPGPHNKMFSHFNDILDFISQEVQRHKQDLDHSNPRDYIDSFLIEMENRKESDLGFNEINLTMCSVDLFLAGTETTSTTLQWALVYLIKNPDIQEKVQAEIDRVIGETRLPTMADRPNLPYTDAVIHEIQRMGNIVPLNGFRMAAKDTTLGGYFIPKGTSLLPMLTSVLFDKTEWETPDTFNPGHFLDANGKFVKREAFLPFSAGKPHSTQCYT